A single Paenibacillus sp. FSL R5-0517 DNA region contains:
- the hemW gene encoding radical SAM family heme chaperone HemW — protein sequence MTLAAHSRKTGAPQAVYLHIPFCTNKCFYCDFNSYVLKDQPVMQYLEALEREMEHTVKANPPGEIKTIFVGGGTPTALKPDEMAVFLRSVKTYFPNWADDIEFSMEANPGTTDAEKLAAMKEGGVNRVSFGVQAFQNDLLTGIGRIHNTDDVYRSLENARKAGLTNLSIDLMFGLPNQTVGMLNESIDKALELDLPHYSIYSLKVEENTLFHTLYQKNQLPLPHEDDELEMYLLLMRRMKEAGYGQYEISNFAKPGFESRHNITYWRNEDYYGLGAGAHGYIGRERHMNIKGINPYVEASRAGLPRLDHFEIARPEAMEDYLMVGLRMLEGASASRFSEQFGESMEEVFAKPLGKMLNAGLLERTADGFRLSEQGILFGNDVFAEFIGSISLNS from the coding sequence ATGACATTGGCAGCACACAGCCGGAAGACAGGTGCGCCCCAAGCGGTGTATCTACACATTCCCTTTTGCACGAATAAGTGTTTTTATTGCGACTTTAACTCCTACGTTCTGAAAGATCAGCCCGTGATGCAATATCTCGAAGCGCTGGAACGGGAGATGGAACATACAGTTAAGGCAAATCCACCGGGTGAGATCAAGACCATATTTGTAGGTGGTGGTACGCCAACAGCTCTGAAACCGGATGAAATGGCCGTATTCCTTCGTTCAGTGAAGACGTATTTCCCCAATTGGGCCGACGATATTGAATTTTCGATGGAAGCGAACCCGGGGACAACCGATGCGGAGAAGCTCGCTGCAATGAAAGAAGGCGGCGTAAACCGTGTCAGCTTTGGCGTTCAGGCTTTTCAGAATGATCTGCTGACAGGCATTGGCCGTATTCATAATACGGATGATGTATATCGGAGTCTGGAGAACGCTCGAAAAGCGGGACTGACTAATCTGTCCATTGACCTGATGTTCGGATTGCCGAACCAAACTGTAGGGATGTTGAATGAGAGTATCGACAAAGCGCTGGAACTGGATCTGCCGCATTACTCCATCTACAGCCTGAAAGTGGAAGAGAATACCCTTTTCCATACACTGTATCAGAAGAACCAACTCCCTCTTCCTCATGAAGATGATGAGCTTGAGATGTATCTTCTATTAATGAGACGTATGAAAGAAGCAGGCTATGGACAATACGAGATCAGTAATTTTGCCAAGCCAGGCTTCGAGAGTCGTCACAATATTACGTACTGGCGCAATGAGGACTACTACGGTCTGGGTGCAGGTGCACATGGATATATAGGCCGCGAACGTCATATGAATATTAAAGGTATAAATCCTTATGTTGAAGCTTCACGAGCAGGATTGCCTCGTCTGGATCATTTTGAGATTGCTCGCCCGGAGGCTATGGAAGATTATCTGATGGTTGGACTGAGAATGCTGGAGGGGGCTTCAGCCTCACGGTTTAGCGAACAGTTTGGAGAGTCCATGGAAGAAGTGTTTGCGAAACCTTTGGGTAAAATGTTGAACGCAGGGTTGCTTGAGCGTACGGCAGACGGCTTCCGACTGAGCGAGCAGGGTATCCTGTTCGGAAATGACGTTTTTGCGGAGTTTATCGGGTCCATATCGCTGAATTCGTAG
- the lepA gene encoding translation elongation factor 4: MTDIRARQRKIRNFSIIAHIDHGKSTLADRILEHTGALTSREMQEQVLDKMDLERERGITIKLQAVALTYKADDGEEYLLNLIDTPGHVDFTYEVSRSLAACEGALLVVDAAQGIEAQTLANVYLALDNNLEILPVINKIDLPSADPERVKQEVEDVIGLDTSNAVLASAKSGIGIKEILEQVVQSVPAPTGDPDQPLKALIFDSHYDPYKGVIVYVRVVDGKIKSGSKIKMMATGKSFEVIEVGAFKPRMTIVDELNVGDVGFIVAGIRHVGDTQVGDTVTDAKNPTPEPLPGYRKINPMVYCGLYPIETSDYVDLREALEKLQLNDASLSFEPETSSALGFGFRCGFLGLLHMDVIQERIEREFNIPLITTAPSVIYHVTLTNGEVMKIDNPSNYPEVGRIDYVEEPYVKADIIVPNDYVGTIMELCQNKRGEYVNMEYLDTTRVTITYEIPLSEIVYDFFDQLKSGTKGYASLDYELSGYRQSNLAKMDIVLNGEQVDALSFIVHRDRAYNRGRIVCEKLRELIPRQMFEVPIQASVGTKVVARETVKAMRKNVLAKCYGGDISRKRKLLEKQKEGKKRMKQVGNVEVPQEAFMAVLKIDD, from the coding sequence ATGACTGACATTCGGGCAAGACAACGTAAAATTCGTAACTTTTCTATCATTGCACATATAGATCACGGCAAATCAACACTTGCGGACCGGATCTTGGAGCACACAGGTGCGCTCACTTCGCGTGAAATGCAGGAACAGGTTCTGGATAAGATGGACCTTGAACGCGAACGTGGAATAACAATCAAGCTACAAGCAGTAGCTTTGACTTACAAAGCGGATGACGGTGAAGAGTATTTATTGAATCTGATTGATACACCAGGACACGTAGACTTCACATATGAAGTATCACGCAGTCTTGCTGCATGTGAAGGTGCTCTGTTGGTTGTGGATGCGGCTCAGGGAATTGAAGCCCAAACACTTGCCAATGTGTATCTGGCACTGGATAACAACCTTGAAATTCTACCAGTTATCAACAAAATTGACCTTCCAAGTGCTGATCCTGAACGGGTGAAGCAGGAAGTGGAAGATGTTATTGGTTTGGACACAAGTAATGCGGTTTTGGCTTCGGCCAAATCAGGCATCGGAATCAAAGAAATTTTGGAGCAAGTGGTGCAAAGTGTTCCTGCACCAACCGGTGATCCTGACCAACCTTTGAAAGCGCTGATTTTTGACTCGCACTATGACCCGTACAAAGGTGTAATCGTATATGTACGTGTTGTCGACGGCAAAATCAAATCCGGTTCCAAAATCAAAATGATGGCAACAGGTAAATCATTTGAAGTCATTGAAGTTGGTGCGTTCAAACCTCGCATGACCATCGTGGACGAGCTGAACGTGGGTGATGTTGGATTTATCGTTGCAGGTATTCGACATGTTGGCGATACACAAGTCGGGGATACCGTAACTGATGCCAAAAATCCAACACCAGAGCCTTTGCCGGGTTATCGTAAAATTAACCCAATGGTGTATTGTGGTCTCTATCCGATCGAAACCTCCGACTATGTTGATCTGCGTGAAGCATTGGAGAAATTGCAGTTGAACGATGCGTCTCTGAGCTTTGAACCGGAAACATCCAGTGCACTCGGTTTTGGATTCCGTTGTGGATTCCTTGGACTGCTTCACATGGACGTTATTCAGGAGCGGATCGAGCGGGAGTTCAACATTCCGTTGATTACAACGGCACCAAGTGTAATCTACCACGTCACTTTAACGAATGGTGAAGTGATGAAAATCGATAACCCATCCAACTATCCTGAGGTGGGACGGATTGATTACGTCGAGGAACCATACGTTAAGGCAGATATTATCGTACCGAATGATTATGTAGGTACCATTATGGAACTGTGTCAGAATAAACGCGGTGAATATGTGAATATGGAATATCTGGACACGACCCGGGTTACCATTACCTATGAGATTCCGTTGTCCGAGATTGTATATGACTTCTTCGACCAGTTGAAATCCGGTACCAAAGGATATGCATCTCTGGATTATGAGCTGTCCGGTTACCGTCAGTCCAATCTGGCGAAAATGGATATTGTACTCAATGGCGAGCAGGTTGATGCCCTGTCCTTTATCGTTCACCGTGACCGTGCCTATAACCGCGGACGCATTGTCTGTGAGAAGCTGCGCGAGCTGATTCCACGGCAAATGTTCGAGGTGCCGATTCAAGCATCTGTAGGTACCAAGGTCGTTGCCCGTGAAACGGTAAAAGCCATGCGTAAAAACGTACTTGCCAAGTGTTATGGTGGTGACATCTCGCGGAAACGGAAACTGCTTGAGAAGCAGAAGGAAGGTAAGAAGCGGATGAAGCAGGTTGGTAACGTTGAGGTGCCGCAAGAGGCATTTATGGCGGTACTGAAAATTGATGATTAA
- a CDS encoding stage II sporulation protein P: protein MNKILAWNIGKWKKRCLHVLAMGRTLLLLMIISALFFIVLGLGGMAEKRLNNSPVSSMKGFASAVSSRFFVDMLGMEMPHLTQKEQTSAISGENLTSFVFQLLTNVNPQDPKSLIAREMPGMGSNQPVLLRPGSGNEKAEAPEDYQPGPGLTDTASAGGGKPGSELHVPPGQDNTDPPDSSEPGDGEGKADPPAKNGEKDNSGSPTTGKKSILIYHSHPREGYNPLLGTKSDNPSSGKSTGNVFQVGTYLSDSLEKLGIGVEHAKDDYPTKVKDYNWNYSYKYSRQTVKAALAQNDDLTYLIDIHRDSQRHGKTTTTINDLGYAKVYFIIGHENPNWRQNEAFAAKIHKKLEAKYPGVSRGVWGKDGGGANNGEYNQTLSPNSILIEIGGIDNTGAELQRTSKILADMIAQVYWEDQKVDKASAETSSQGG, encoded by the coding sequence ATGAACAAGATATTGGCCTGGAATATTGGAAAGTGGAAAAAAAGATGTCTGCACGTGCTGGCCATGGGCCGTACGTTGTTGTTGCTTATGATCATATCTGCCTTGTTTTTTATCGTACTTGGTCTTGGGGGCATGGCAGAGAAACGCTTGAATAATTCACCCGTTTCTTCGATGAAAGGATTTGCGAGTGCTGTATCAAGCCGCTTTTTCGTCGATATGCTCGGTATGGAGATGCCCCATCTCACCCAGAAAGAACAGACCTCTGCCATATCCGGTGAGAATCTCACTTCATTTGTTTTCCAATTACTAACGAATGTAAATCCTCAAGATCCCAAGAGCCTGATTGCTAGAGAAATGCCGGGCATGGGTTCCAACCAACCTGTTCTGCTCCGTCCTGGATCTGGTAACGAAAAAGCAGAGGCTCCAGAAGATTATCAGCCCGGTCCTGGTCTTACGGATACAGCTTCCGCAGGTGGAGGGAAACCCGGTAGTGAACTGCATGTTCCACCAGGTCAGGACAATACGGATCCGCCTGATTCGAGCGAGCCTGGGGATGGAGAAGGCAAGGCAGATCCCCCAGCGAAGAATGGAGAGAAAGATAATTCAGGCTCCCCGACAACAGGCAAAAAATCAATTCTTATCTATCATTCCCATCCACGGGAAGGATACAATCCATTGCTAGGTACGAAAAGTGATAATCCATCATCAGGCAAATCAACCGGCAATGTGTTTCAAGTGGGCACCTATCTCTCAGACAGTCTGGAGAAGCTGGGAATCGGCGTAGAGCACGCCAAGGATGATTACCCGACTAAAGTAAAGGATTATAACTGGAACTATTCCTATAAATATTCTCGTCAAACGGTAAAAGCGGCACTTGCTCAAAATGATGATCTGACGTATCTCATAGACATTCACCGCGATTCACAGCGTCATGGCAAAACAACAACGACAATTAATGACTTGGGCTACGCCAAAGTGTATTTCATTATTGGACATGAAAATCCAAATTGGCGGCAGAATGAAGCCTTTGCAGCGAAAATTCATAAGAAGCTGGAAGCCAAGTACCCGGGAGTATCCCGTGGTGTGTGGGGTAAGGATGGCGGAGGCGCCAACAATGGAGAGTATAACCAAACCCTTTCACCCAACAGTATTTTGATCGAGATAGGCGGCATTGACAATACAGGAGCTGAGTTACAACGGACATCAAAGATCCTCGCAGACATGATTGCCCAAGTGTATTGGGAAGATCAGAAGGTGGACAAAGCAAGTGCGGAAACCTCGTCGCAGGGTGGGTAG
- the gpr gene encoding GPR endopeptidase has product MTLDLQNYTVRTDLAIDSKEMAQGGQKQTIPGLREDVEKKEGITITRIDVLNDEAATAIGRVKGHYVTLEVPSLRNGDTDLQERVAAEFTREMEDFMIKAGINKTSKVLIVGLGNLNVTPDSLGPLVVENLMVTRQYFELVPDQVAPGYREVSAIAPGVLGTTGIESSDIVQGIVDRTKPDAIIAIDALASRSLERVNTTIQVADIGIHPGSGIGNKRRGLTREILGVPCIAIGVPTVCYASTIVNNVIEMMRSHFRQETDQTKQIMGMLDDIGEQDRLSLVKEVLEPLGHDLIVTPKEIDEFIEGIANVIATGLNAALHDAVNPDNVAAYTH; this is encoded by the coding sequence ATGACACTGGATTTGCAAAACTATACAGTTCGTACCGATTTGGCCATCGACTCCAAGGAAATGGCGCAAGGTGGACAGAAACAGACGATTCCCGGATTGCGGGAAGATGTGGAAAAAAAAGAGGGCATTACAATTACACGTATTGATGTACTTAATGATGAAGCAGCCACAGCCATTGGTCGGGTGAAAGGTCATTATGTCACGTTGGAAGTCCCCTCACTACGGAATGGGGATACGGATTTACAGGAACGTGTTGCTGCCGAGTTCACACGCGAGATGGAAGATTTTATGATCAAGGCCGGAATCAACAAAACATCCAAGGTCTTGATTGTTGGTCTGGGCAACTTGAATGTCACCCCGGATTCACTCGGTCCACTTGTTGTGGAAAATCTGATGGTAACCCGTCAGTATTTCGAATTGGTGCCCGATCAGGTTGCGCCAGGATATCGGGAGGTCAGCGCAATTGCTCCTGGTGTGTTAGGGACAACGGGCATTGAATCCAGTGACATCGTACAGGGGATTGTAGACCGGACCAAGCCAGATGCTATTATAGCAATTGATGCCCTGGCCTCCCGTTCTCTGGAACGTGTAAATACCACCATTCAAGTAGCCGATATTGGTATCCATCCTGGTTCCGGTATTGGAAACAAACGGCGTGGCCTGACTCGTGAGATATTAGGCGTGCCATGCATCGCCATCGGAGTGCCTACCGTATGTTATGCGTCCACCATTGTGAACAATGTGATTGAGATGATGCGCTCGCACTTCCGCCAGGAAACCGATCAGACAAAACAGATCATGGGCATGTTGGACGACATTGGTGAGCAAGATCGCTTGAGTCTGGTCAAAGAGGTACTGGAGCCACTGGGTCATGACCTCATTGTTACTCCGAAGGAAATCGATGAGTTTATTGAAGGAATTGCCAACGTTATCGCTACAGGACTTAACGCCGCACTCCATGATGCAGTGAATCCGGATAACGTAGCTGCTTATACACATTAA
- the rpsT gene encoding 30S ribosomal protein S20 has protein sequence MPNIKSAVKRVKTSDKRRALNASQKSALRTAVKAADAALVSNEVDTAKAAIQAASKKLDKAVTKGLVHKNAAARKKSRLAKKLNALSAQA, from the coding sequence ATGCCAAACATCAAATCCGCTGTTAAACGCGTAAAAACGAGCGACAAGCGCCGCGCACTCAACGCTTCCCAGAAGTCTGCACTCCGTACAGCTGTTAAAGCTGCTGATGCTGCTCTGGTAAGTAACGAAGTTGATACTGCAAAAGCTGCGATTCAAGCTGCTTCCAAAAAGCTGGACAAGGCTGTAACTAAAGGTCTGGTTCATAAAAATGCTGCAGCACGCAAAAAGTCTCGCTTGGCGAAAAAACTGAACGCTCTTTCCGCACAAGCGTAA
- the holA gene encoding DNA polymerase III subunit delta codes for MDVKSATKAIRNGETAPIYVLYGTEKYQIQQFTDMLKEQVIEEEHRDFAIIPYDLSETAVEVVIEEAETVPFLVPRKLIIVRDASLFTAGKESKIEHQVDRLLTYMENPADYSTIVFLAQGDKLDERKKLVKAVKKQAVVLAFAPLSGDELLNWIVKLAKQRDVSLETGAAETLINYAGTGLQTLSAEVDKLCLFAGNGGTIKRADIESLVARSTEQNVFSLVEELANLRLEKALALFYELLKQREEPIKIAALIARQFRIMIQVKELGQQSYSQQQIASQLGLHPYAVKIAGEQARKFQADRLRMILSHLSELDYQMKTGAVDKVLGLELFLLRLGA; via the coding sequence ATGGATGTAAAAAGTGCAACAAAGGCAATACGTAATGGAGAAACGGCACCGATCTATGTGCTGTACGGAACGGAGAAGTACCAGATACAGCAATTTACGGATATGTTAAAAGAACAGGTTATTGAAGAAGAACATCGTGATTTTGCGATTATTCCATATGATTTGTCTGAGACGGCTGTGGAGGTCGTTATTGAAGAAGCAGAGACCGTACCTTTTCTCGTTCCACGCAAATTAATTATTGTAAGGGACGCGAGCCTGTTCACTGCAGGTAAAGAATCCAAGATTGAACATCAGGTTGATCGTCTGCTTACATATATGGAAAATCCGGCAGATTACAGTACGATTGTTTTCCTGGCCCAAGGGGATAAGCTGGATGAGCGCAAGAAACTGGTGAAGGCTGTCAAGAAACAGGCAGTCGTTCTTGCTTTTGCTCCACTAAGTGGAGATGAGCTGTTGAATTGGATCGTGAAACTGGCGAAGCAGCGGGATGTTTCCTTGGAGACAGGAGCGGCGGAAACATTAATCAACTATGCAGGAACAGGTCTTCAGACCCTGTCTGCTGAAGTAGACAAGTTATGTTTGTTTGCGGGTAATGGTGGGACTATTAAGCGTGCTGATATTGAATCGCTGGTTGCCCGCAGTACAGAGCAGAATGTATTTTCACTGGTGGAAGAACTGGCTAATTTGCGACTGGAGAAGGCATTGGCTCTGTTCTATGAGTTGCTGAAGCAGCGGGAAGAACCGATTAAAATTGCGGCTTTGATCGCTCGGCAGTTTCGGATTATGATTCAAGTTAAAGAGTTGGGCCAACAAAGCTACTCCCAACAGCAGATCGCCAGTCAGCTTGGCCTGCATCCATATGCCGTTAAGATTGCGGGAGAACAAGCTCGCAAGTTTCAGGCGGATCGTCTGAGAATGATCTTGAGTCACCTCAGCGAACTGGATTACCAGATGAAAACAGGAGCGGTGGATAAAGTACTTGGTCTGGAGCTGTTCTTATTAAGACTTGGTGCGTAA
- a CDS encoding zf-HC2 domain-containing protein gives MKCEEVVEWMHRYLDHDLGEAETAQMLQHVAKCPECAENFSLLRALSRELEELPQVSPRFSLVDAIMPQLDAIDEARKEQSSTIQEMNPVPATFENLQRSSERKTKQKWLNSMAGRMSMGAAAAAVVLGFAIWGYQPEQIENADSMMLSSGASQESGNVDENPLSKNIENNDPAASSTPSSNDVFVDNSNTSSTEGDNLGTETTPEENGGEKVQEPEVRSDPTPQQPATESTPSSNKGTQDNSSKTPTTDNQRNQVQDQDSEQKNPDSGSAPRTPADGEENGVTETDNGDSFTSQTIVPNVNEDAPVEGNSAPDSATSAAGTDASGGSQGFAAGPDQEMSTTAAPKEWKSPDGSYVVMLIGDQISIYSKPVGEPDVLNLVEQRSIEGTLKSASWSKDGTLFNYETDKDGTTAKNSFNVPAVSGGASAK, from the coding sequence ATGAAATGCGAAGAGGTGGTGGAATGGATGCACCGCTATCTGGATCATGATCTGGGCGAGGCGGAAACCGCGCAGATGCTACAGCATGTGGCGAAGTGTCCGGAGTGTGCCGAGAATTTTAGTTTACTCAGAGCTCTTTCCAGAGAACTGGAAGAATTACCGCAAGTAAGCCCGAGATTCAGTCTGGTTGATGCAATTATGCCACAACTTGATGCCATTGACGAAGCGCGGAAGGAACAAAGCAGCACCATACAGGAAATGAATCCTGTCCCTGCTACATTTGAGAATTTACAACGTTCAAGTGAGCGGAAAACGAAGCAAAAATGGCTCAACTCGATGGCAGGACGTATGTCCATGGGGGCAGCGGCTGCGGCAGTTGTATTGGGATTTGCCATCTGGGGATATCAGCCTGAACAGATTGAGAATGCCGATTCCATGATGCTGAGCTCTGGAGCTTCTCAAGAGAGTGGCAATGTGGATGAGAATCCATTGAGCAAGAATATTGAGAATAATGATCCAGCAGCTTCTTCCACACCAAGCAGCAACGATGTATTTGTGGATAATTCGAATACTTCCTCAACGGAAGGGGATAACCTGGGAACAGAAACAACTCCCGAAGAGAATGGTGGAGAAAAGGTGCAGGAGCCTGAGGTTCGGTCAGATCCGACTCCTCAACAACCGGCTACTGAATCAACGCCTTCTTCAAATAAAGGAACACAAGACAATTCGTCCAAAACACCTACGACCGATAATCAAAGGAATCAAGTTCAGGATCAAGATTCCGAGCAGAAAAATCCAGATTCAGGAAGTGCGCCCAGAACTCCTGCAGATGGGGAAGAGAATGGAGTAACTGAAACAGACAATGGAGATTCCTTCACTTCTCAGACAATCGTACCGAATGTAAATGAAGATGCTCCAGTAGAAGGTAATTCTGCTCCTGATTCCGCTACATCCGCTGCAGGTACAGACGCCTCTGGAGGAAGCCAAGGATTCGCAGCAGGACCGGATCAGGAGATGAGTACAACGGCAGCACCAAAAGAATGGAAATCACCTGACGGCTCTTATGTAGTTATGCTTATTGGTGATCAAATCAGCATATACTCGAAACCTGTGGGCGAACCGGATGTTCTAAATTTGGTTGAACAACGCAGTATAGAGGGCACACTGAAGTCAGCGAGTTGGTCTAAGGATGGTACCCTATTTAATTACGAAACGGACAAGGACGGAACAACGGCGAAGAATTCGTTTAATGTACCTGCCGTTTCAGGTGGAGCTTCTGCGAAATAA
- a CDS encoding sigma-70 family RNA polymerase sigma factor has translation MVEPELIRAAQSGDRDALITLLREIEQHVYRTAYYILNNEQDALDAAQEALIRIYTKINSYEEKAQFKTWVQRIVTNICIDKFRRTKPSVSIDEHDMVFQDNQDVEYEVMSTYVAQDIQDAINKLPEHHRTVIVLRYLQDLSYNEIADCLDLPLNTVKSYLFRARQQLQNLLQEYQKGGVTG, from the coding sequence GTGGTAGAGCCGGAACTCATCAGAGCCGCTCAATCGGGCGATCGCGACGCTCTAATTACCCTATTGCGGGAGATTGAACAACATGTCTATCGGACCGCATATTACATTCTAAATAATGAACAGGACGCTTTGGATGCTGCTCAGGAAGCATTGATCCGAATTTACACCAAAATCAACTCATACGAAGAAAAAGCCCAATTTAAAACTTGGGTACAACGCATCGTCACGAACATCTGTATTGATAAATTCAGAAGAACCAAACCATCCGTCTCCATTGACGAACATGACATGGTTTTTCAGGATAATCAGGATGTGGAGTACGAGGTCATGTCTACATATGTGGCCCAAGACATTCAGGATGCGATCAACAAGCTTCCCGAGCATCATCGGACCGTTATTGTTCTAAGATATTTGCAGGACTTATCCTACAATGAAATTGCGGATTGTCTCGATCTTCCATTGAATACGGTGAAATCTTATTTATTTAGAGCCAGGCAGCAATTACAGAATCTACTACAGGAATATCAGAAAGGTGGTGTGACAGGATGA
- a CDS encoding nucleoside deaminase: MDKHYENLLLAFEEAEKARDEGTFPIGAIIIDADGLVVSRGRNRVFSSCDSTAHAEVDAIRKAGNMILHLESKKFIPKNELTLYTTCEPCPMCTGTIVLSLIKKVVWAANDKDIGAFKKFKELNSELPIYNDLFHDIEFVAAPYRDLELRQRKMLAEWNNSRGYTDNHWNDELENENVL; encoded by the coding sequence TTGGACAAGCATTACGAAAACCTTCTTTTAGCTTTTGAAGAGGCAGAAAAGGCTAGAGATGAGGGTACTTTTCCTATCGGTGCAATTATTATTGATGCAGATGGTTTAGTTGTAAGCCGAGGTAGGAACAGAGTTTTTTCAAGCTGTGATTCTACAGCACACGCCGAAGTGGACGCTATAAGAAAAGCTGGAAATATGATACTTCATCTTGAGAGCAAGAAATTTATTCCTAAAAATGAACTTACCCTATATACTACCTGTGAGCCTTGTCCTATGTGCACAGGTACGATCGTGTTGTCTTTGATTAAAAAAGTGGTTTGGGCTGCAAATGATAAGGATATAGGTGCATTTAAAAAATTCAAGGAATTAAATAGCGAATTACCTATTTATAATGATTTGTTCCACGACATCGAGTTTGTAGCAGCCCCTTACAGAGATTTAGAATTGAGACAAAGAAAAATGTTAGCAGAATGGAACAACAGCCGTGGGTATACCGATAATCATTGGAATGATGAATTAGAAAATGAAAATGTTCTATAA